In Zea mays cultivar B73 chromosome 7, Zm-B73-REFERENCE-NAM-5.0, whole genome shotgun sequence, the following proteins share a genomic window:
- the LOC100217111 gene encoding phospholipase D family protein, whose translation MASPAGGESPAKPVLLHGDLDLWILEARLLPNMDMFSEHVRRCFAACRPPSSCGTKHPPPAAAGRRHHHHHRNIITSDPYVTLSVSGAVVARTAVIPNSQDPVWEERFAVPLAHRAADLEFQVKDNDTFGAQLIGTVAVPADRVVSGDEVEDWFPVIGTNGKPYKPDTALRLRFKFQPIADNPAYRHGIAGDPDHRGIQDSYFPLRHGGQLTLYQDAHVREGDLPEIELDNGKTFQHNACWEDICHAILEAHHMIYIVGWSVYDKVRLVREPSPSRPLPEGGDLTLGDLLKFKSQEGVRVCLLVWDDKTSHDKFFIKTGGVMATHDEETRKFFKHSSVICVLSPRYASNKLSIFKQQVVGTLFTHHQKCVLVDTQARGNKRKITAFIGGLDLCDGRYDTPEHRLFKDLDTVFQNDYHNPTFSAGAKGPRQPWHDLHCRIDGPAAYDVLTNFEQRWRKATKWRDRFRRVSHWKDDALIKLERISWILSPSPNVPNNHPSLWVSKEEDHENWHVQVFRSIDSGSLKGFPSDCKAASKLNLVCRKNLVIDKSIHTAYVRAIRSAQHFIYIENQYFLGSSYAWPSYVNSGADNLVPIELALKIASKIKAGERFAVYVVIPMWPEGVPTAASVQEILFFQAQTMEMMYKIIADELKATDNKDMHPEDYLNFFCLGNREEPPSNGSPESEKSTDKSAAALASKYRRFMIYVHAKGMIVDDEYVILGSANINQRSLAGSRDTEIAMGAYQPHYAWSTKNGHPHGQVYGYRTSLWAEHLGTVDDRFKDPSSLECVRFVNQIAVENWQRFTAEEMSTLQGHLLKYPVKVEADGKISPLSDQECFPDVGGKILGAPTSLPDSLTM comes from the exons ATGGCGTCGCCGGCCGGCGGCGAGTCTCCGGCGAAGCCCGTCCTCCTGCACGGCGACCTCGACCTCTGGATCCTCGAGGCGCGCCTGCTGCCCAACATGGACATGTTCTCCGAGCACGTGCGCCGCTGCTTCGCCGCATGCCGCCCGCCCTCCTCCTGCGGGACCAAGCACCCGCCGCCCGCCGCCGctggccgccgccaccaccaccaccaccggaaCATCATCACCAGCGATCCCTACGTCACGCTGTCCGTGTCCGGCGCCGTCGTGGCGCGCACCGCCGTCATCCCCAACTCCCAGGACCCCGTCTGGGAGGAGCGCTTCGCCGTGCCGCTCGCGCACCGCGCCGCCGACCTCGAGTTCCAGGTCAAGGACAACGACACCTTCGGCGCGCAGCTCATCGGCACCGTCGCCGTCCCCGCCGACCGCGTTGTCTCGGGCGACGAGGTCGAGGACTGGTTCCCCGTCATAGGCACCAACGGCAAGCCGTACAAGCCCGACACCGCGCTGCGCCTCCGCTTCAAGTTCCAGCCCATCGCCGACAACCCGGCCTACCGCCACGGCATCGCCGGCGACCCCGACCACAGGGGCATCCAGGACTCCTACTTCCCGCTCCGCCACGGCGGCCAACTCACGCTGTACCAGGACGCGCACGTCAGGGAAGGGGACCTGCCAGAGATTGAGCTCGACAACGGCAAGACGTTCCAGCACAACGCGTGCTGGGAGGACATCTGCCACGCCATCCTAGAGGCGCACCACATGATATATATCGTCGGCTGGTCGGTGTACGACAAGGTGCGCCTCGTGCGCGAACCATCTCCGTCGCGGCCATTGCCCGAGGGTGGAGACCTTACGCTTGGGGACCTGCTCAAGTTCAAGTCGCAGGAGGGTGTCAGAGTGTGCCTGCTTGTGTGGGATGATAAGACTTCACATGACAAGTTCTTCATCAAGACG GGTGGGGTTATGGCAACTCATGATGAAGAAACTCGGAAGTTTTTCAAACATTCCTCAGTCATCTGTGTTCTCTCTCCTCGATATGCTAGCAATAAGCTCAGCATTTTCAAACAGCAG GTTGTTGGGACTTTGTTTACACACCATCAAAAGTGTGTGCTGGTTGATACACAAGCCAGGGGAAACAAGCGGAAAATTACAGCTTTCATTGGGGGCCTAGATCTTTGTGATGGCCGCTATGACACACCTGAACACAGGCTTTTCAAAGATCTTGACACAGTATTCCAAAATGATTACCATAACCCTACATTTTCG GCAGGTGCAAAGGGTCCCAGGCAACCATGGCATGATTTACATTGCAGGATTGATGGCCCTGCTGCCTATGATGTCTTGACAAATTTTGAGCAAAGGTGGCGAAAGGCAACAAAATGGCGTGACCGGTTTAGAAGAGTATCTCATTGGAAAGACGATGCTTTAATTAAACTGGAGCGTATCTCATGGATTTTAAGCCCTTCACCCAATGTTCCAAATAATCATCCTAGTTTGTGGGTTTCAAAAGAAGAGGATCATGAAAATTGGCACGTTCAG GTATTCAGGTCAATTGACTCTGGTTCCCTAAAAGGATTTCCTAGTGATTGCAAAGCAGCTTCAAAGCTG AATCTTGTGTGCCGAAAGAACCTGGTAATTGATAAGAGCATCCACACTGCATATGTCCGAGCAATCAGATCTGCACAACATTTCATTTATATTGAGAACCAGTACTTTCTTGGTTCTTCATATGCTTGGCCATCCTATGTGAATTCAG GTGCTGATAATCTGGTACCAATAGAATTGGCCCTCAAAATTGCAAGTAAGATTAAAGCGGGAGAACGCTTTGCAGTGTATGTAGTGATACCAATGTGGCCGGAAGGAGTCCCTACTGCAGCATCTGTGCAAGAAATCCTTTTCTTTCAG GCCCAGACAATGGAGATGATGTATAAAATAATTGCAGATGAGCTCAAGGCAACGGACAATAAGGATATGCACCCTGAAGATTACTTGAACTTCTTTTGTCTTGGAAATCGGGAAGAACCACCATCTAATGGTAGTCCAGAATCAGAGAAATCTACAGATAAAAGTGCAGCG GCCTTAGCTTCGAAATATCGACGGTTCATGATCTATGTTCACGCAAAAGGGATGATTGTGGATGATGAATATGTCATTCTGGGTTCAGCAAACATCAACCAGAGATCCCTGGCTGGTTCTAGAGATACTGAGATCGCAATGGGTGCATACCAGCCTCATTATGCATGGTCTACAAAGAATGGACATCCTCACGGCCAG GTATATGGGTACAGAACGTCTCTGTGGGCAGAGCACCTTGGAACGGTTGATGATCGCTTCAAGGATCCTTCGAGTTTGGAGTGTGTAAGGTTTGTGAATCAAATAGCTGTAGAGAACTGGCAAAGGTTTACAGCAGAAGAAATGAGTACGTTACAAGGGCACCTCCTCAAGTACCCAGTTAAGGTGGAGGCTGATGGTAAGATCAGCCCACTGTCAGACCAGGAGTGCTTTCCTGATGTTGGGGGCAAGATTCTGGGAGCTCCAACTTCACTTCCTGATTCACTGACTATGTAG